The following are encoded together in the Candidatus Aminicenantes bacterium genome:
- a CDS encoding DUF89 family protein, with product MKMNRHCHICILQQIVRAATHLGLDDSKQEEVYGRVLMRTAGMDYRKCTAPEFASVAHGVLSGMTGDPDPYATAKREQNQMILDRLDYFRSRISAATDPLAAAAKYALMGNIIDLGAAQLFDTESVFNDPENFPVGPDDLERLRRILQKGRRLLVIGDNAGEAVLDRLFIAEIRREYPQLQVGYAVRSRPAINDVIATDARHAGLDKVAEIMPSGSACAGTLLSHATPQFSEWFHGADAVVAKGQGNFETLENAQRPVVFMFRVKCDVVARFVGLPLDTPIMAFRDSLPTGDGACKYVNTDS from the coding sequence ATGAAGATGAACCGCCATTGCCATATCTGCATCCTGCAACAGATCGTACGTGCGGCCACCCACCTGGGTCTGGATGATTCAAAGCAGGAGGAAGTGTACGGCCGGGTGCTGATGCGTACCGCCGGCATGGACTACCGGAAATGCACTGCGCCGGAGTTTGCCTCCGTGGCCCACGGCGTCCTCTCGGGCATGACCGGGGATCCCGACCCATATGCCACGGCCAAGCGTGAACAGAACCAGATGATCCTGGACCGCCTGGATTATTTCCGTTCGCGCATCTCAGCGGCAACCGATCCCTTGGCCGCGGCCGCCAAGTACGCGTTGATGGGCAATATCATCGACCTGGGAGCGGCCCAGCTATTTGATACGGAATCTGTTTTCAATGATCCCGAAAACTTCCCGGTCGGTCCGGATGACCTGGAGCGGTTGCGCCGGATCCTGCAAAAGGGGCGCCGCCTGCTGGTGATTGGAGACAACGCGGGTGAAGCTGTTCTGGACCGTCTCTTTATCGCTGAGATCCGCCGCGAGTACCCCCAACTGCAGGTGGGCTATGCCGTGCGTTCGCGTCCGGCCATCAACGACGTGATCGCGACCGATGCCCGCCACGCCGGCCTGGACAAGGTTGCGGAAATCATGCCATCGGGTTCAGCCTGCGCCGGCACCCTGCTTTCCCATGCCACCCCCCAATTCAGCGAATGGTTTCACGGCGCGGATGCCGTGGTGGCCAAGGGCCAGGGCAATTTTGAAACCCTGGAAAATGCTCAGCGTCCCGTGGTCTTTATGTTCCGCGTCAAGTGTGACGTGGTAGCGCGTTTCGTTGGCTTGCCACTGGACACACCCATCATGGCTTTCCGTGATTCCCTGCCCACTGGGGACGGTGCTTGTAAGTATGTAAATACGGATTCTTGA
- a CDS encoding glycogen synthase, producing MHVVFVASEAAPWSKTGGLGDVAGALPRYLAARHAKVTLILPDYSEPAATRPPEAVVSAQAHVNVGGTAYPVTFRTLSLTPRLKVVWVGQELMFHRAFLYGDGARPYPDNLVRFLVFQLGVMAWIHSSRRRVDLVHANDWQTALLPLMLDRNPPRRGRPATVLTIHNLHYQGVFPGHFFALLDLPGEYFSPDNLEFFGNINCLKAGIIFSDAITTVSPTYAREILKPEYGAGLEGVLRRYQHKLRGILNGADYSVWDPRSDPHIYRTYGKQDALTGKRINRTALMQELGLDWPLHIPLGVAVTRLAHQKGADILTRALARLAPESMRAVILGTGDPGLEKGLRHLAAANPGICFIPRFSEPLAHRLQAAADLFLMPSRYEPCGLAQIYALRYGTIPVVRRTGGLADTITDADTAKEGTGFLFDRPHAAGLFRALKRAIRAVSEPSRLARLRATSMACDFSWDRAATNYAELYGRILSNGDQHE from the coding sequence ATGCATGTGGTATTTGTCGCATCCGAAGCCGCGCCCTGGTCCAAAACCGGCGGCCTGGGCGACGTGGCCGGAGCCCTGCCCCGTTACCTGGCCGCCCGACATGCAAAGGTTACTTTGATTCTTCCCGATTACTCCGAGCCGGCCGCAACCCGGCCGCCGGAAGCGGTTGTAAGCGCGCAGGCGCATGTAAACGTGGGCGGAACCGCTTACCCGGTAACTTTCCGAACGCTAAGCCTGACCCCGCGCCTGAAAGTGGTCTGGGTGGGCCAGGAGTTGATGTTTCACCGCGCCTTTCTTTACGGTGACGGAGCAAGACCCTATCCGGACAATCTGGTTCGCTTCCTGGTGTTCCAATTGGGAGTCATGGCCTGGATCCACTCTTCCCGCCGCCGCGTCGACCTGGTGCATGCCAATGATTGGCAAACCGCTCTGCTCCCCCTGATGCTGGATCGCAACCCGCCTCGCAGGGGACGTCCGGCCACCGTACTGACCATCCACAATCTCCATTACCAGGGAGTTTTTCCCGGCCATTTCTTTGCACTGCTGGATCTGCCCGGGGAATACTTTTCGCCGGACAACCTGGAGTTCTTTGGAAACATCAACTGCCTTAAGGCGGGTATTATTTTCAGTGACGCCATCACCACGGTCAGCCCGACTTACGCCCGGGAGATTCTAAAACCCGAGTATGGCGCCGGGTTGGAAGGCGTACTGCGGCGTTATCAACACAAATTGAGGGGCATCCTCAACGGCGCGGACTATTCAGTCTGGGATCCCCGCAGCGACCCTCATATTTACCGTACCTACGGTAAACAGGACGCACTCACAGGCAAGCGTATCAATCGTACGGCCCTGATGCAGGAACTGGGGCTCGACTGGCCCTTGCACATCCCCCTGGGCGTTGCCGTCACCCGCCTGGCGCACCAGAAAGGCGCGGACATCCTGACACGCGCATTGGCGCGACTGGCTCCGGAATCGATGCGGGCCGTGATCCTGGGCACTGGCGACCCCGGGCTGGAAAAAGGCTTGCGACACCTGGCCGCGGCCAATCCCGGAATATGTTTTATCCCCCGCTTCAGCGAGCCCCTGGCCCACCGCCTGCAGGCGGCGGCGGACCTCTTCCTCATGCCTTCGCGCTACGAGCCCTGTGGGCTGGCACAAATCTACGCCCTGCGTTACGGAACCATACCCGTGGTACGCCGAACCGGCGGACTGGCGGACACAATAACGGATGCCGATACGGCCAAAGAGGGAACGGGGTTTCTCTTTGACCGCCCCCATGCCGCAGGTCTGTTCCGCGCCCTGAAACGGGCGATCCGCGCTGTTTCCGAGCCATCGCGCCTGGCACGCCTGCGCGCCACTTCCATGGCATGCGACTTTTCCTGGGACCGGGCCGCAACTAATTACGCCGAACTATACGGCCGCATTCTATCCAACGGAGACCAACATGAGTAA
- a CDS encoding thioredoxin — translation MSKMEIVNDAGFNSRTASGAVLVEFSSPTCAPCRQIEPVLERMADEFKGKVQFLKVNVNDSPQTTARFRIRSVPTMLFMINGSVTGQLVGAVSFQAIQEKLSGLTGDST, via the coding sequence ATGAGTAAAATGGAGATTGTAAACGACGCCGGATTCAATTCCAGGACCGCTTCCGGCGCCGTCCTAGTGGAATTCTCTTCGCCCACATGCGCTCCCTGCCGCCAGATCGAGCCCGTGCTGGAACGCATGGCGGATGAGTTCAAGGGTAAGGTTCAATTCCTGAAAGTCAATGTCAATGACAGCCCACAGACCACGGCCCGTTTTCGCATCCGCAGCGTACCCACCATGTTGTTTATGATTAACGGCAGCGTAACAGGCCAGCTGGTTGGGGCCGTTTCTTTCCAGGCCATTCAAGAGAAGCTCAGCGGCCTGACAGGCGATTCCACTTGA